The following are encoded together in the Lactuca sativa cultivar Salinas chromosome 1, Lsat_Salinas_v11, whole genome shotgun sequence genome:
- the LOC128128054 gene encoding uncharacterized protein LOC128128054 encodes MDNLWRSIIPPAEEPMFHVLPGDPYFPDYASVYQPISPAEHAPMQSDEFEPEEDPNEDPEEDPEEEMEEEPKDDPEEDMDEDEVIIITDPESPAPIPPSPSRSFLGFSLRRSRKTARISVPKPVTIKYSLRSPCTKKTMEPPVSESNHENQRTTGKRTAGTFEKGQTSGAAPASDMDIDKLSFLLEQNVRLHGQMWHVNDELSNMQGQSIKTKEEMARIAGLISIQILQDNLCQEMDYRHNSWTYFDSRMTNVETQSQIAFSAAHGVEERHALLEEKHESLEEKHKILEEKYDDMSRSVDKFFSFKKKKTN; translated from the coding sequence ATGGATAATTTATGGAGATCAATCATACCACCAGCAGAAGAGCCCATGTTTCATGTTCTACCAGGAGATCCCTATTTCCCCGACTATGCATCTGTGTACCAACCCATTTCTCCAGCTGAACATGCACCGATGCAATCTGATGAGTTCGAGCCTGAAGAAGATCCAAATGAGGACCCGGAAGAGGATCCGGAAGAGGAGATGGAGGAGGAACCTAAGGATGATCCCGAAGAAGATATGGATGAAGATGAGGTAATAATAATAACCGATCCAGAGTCACCCGCTCCAATTCCACCTTCTCCCAGCCGCTCTTTCCTTGGATTTTCGCTCCGCCGTTCAAGAAAAACCGCTAGGATTTCGGTCCCAAAACCCGTTACTATAAAATATAGCTTGAGGTCCCCTTGCACCAAAAAGACGATGGAACCACCTGTTTCGGAAAGCAACCATGAGAACCAAAGGACGACCGGAAAGCGGACGGCAGGAACATTTGAAAAAGGACAAACATCTggagctgcacctgcttctgacatggacattgacaaattGTCCTTCCTACTTGAGCAGAACGTCCGATTGCACGGACAAATGTGGCACGTCAATGATGAACTAAGCAACATGCAGGGTCAATCCATAAAAACGAAGGAAGAAATGGCCCGAATAGCTGGACTTATTTCGATTCAGATCTTGCAAGACAATCTCTGTCAAGAGATGGACTACCGCCATAATAGCTGGACTTATTTCGATTCAAGAATGACCAATGTGGAAACTCAAAGTCAAATTGCATTTTCAGCGGCACACGGAGTCGAGGAGAGGCATGCGTTGCTAGAAGAAAAACACGAATCACTAGaggaaaaacataaaatactagaagaAAAATATGACGACATGTCCCGCTCAGTGGACaaattttttagttttaaaaaaaaaaaaactaattag